The following proteins are co-located in the Triplophysa dalaica isolate WHDGS20190420 chromosome 2, ASM1584641v1, whole genome shotgun sequence genome:
- the LOC130410005 gene encoding bifunctional lysine-specific demethylase and histidyl-hydroxylase NO66-like, with translation MSGKRQLSILSFTLRGKPPKKSRLQDDGPEKVAKMVGTLGEETEEETVQVEDDETVQVEDDETVQVEDDETVQVEETVQVEDDETVQVEDDETVQVEDDETVQVEDEETVQVEETGQVEEEETVEEMAKVSEEAIKTKGRKVPGAATYKSSPKWHTCHFLKLILQPKLILFILPLLFIYFLFFFKIL, from the coding sequence ATGTCAGGTAAAAGGCAACTAAGCATCCTTTCATTCACCCTGAGAGGAAAGCCCCCCAAAAAGAGCAGGTTACAGGATGATGGCCCAGAGAAGGTGGCGAAAATGGTCGGCACATTAGGGGAGGAGACAGAGGaggagacagtgcaggtggaagatgatgagacagtgcaggtggaagatgatgagacagtgcaggtggaagatgatgagacagtgcaggtggaagagacagtgcaggtggaagatgatgagacagtgcaggtggaagatgatgagacagtgcaggtggaagatgatgagacagtgcaggtggaagatgaagagacagtgcaggtggaagaaaCGGGGCAGGTGGAAGAGGAAGAGACGGTGGAGGAGATGGCTAAGGTGTCAGAAGAGGCCATCAAAACAAAAGGGAGAAAAGTACCAGGAGCAGCCACCTACAAGAGCTCTCCTAAATGGCACACTTGtcactttttaaaattaatCCTTCAACCTAAATTAATCCTTTTTATTTTACCTCTTCTATTTATCtac